Proteins from one Fragaria vesca subsp. vesca linkage group LG6, FraVesHawaii_1.0, whole genome shotgun sequence genomic window:
- the LOC101292429 gene encoding cyclic nucleotide-gated ion channel 1-like, with protein sequence MEKSDQSVETSDQPIKPANSTSEDLEDDDSCITEALGNLYGICLAWILPIEPLNPMFLCLASIIHMLLDPLFLYVPLINEDIKCVTVDNRLKIAALVLRSVSDLRYLVRIIVRIKDGERGFQSLKKIAKSTAVDTVSLLPIPQVVVLSFLPNMRGFGSLKIMKFLNSLIVLQYLARAYPLYRMCKAGNGERKNPKRLRYKRFMIILNLSAFLLASHVLGAFWYLFSIQREIDCWGYAGRSDNRSDFSTFCDESGLKNVTLIHILCPINPPDATKFDFGIFLYALQSGMQGSTNFPQKLFQCFSWGLRNLSSFASNLNGSTYGWENLFVVFISISGLVLFMYLLGIVQTYMQGTDISDSIREKTDTIKLMLLEYALPKEMESKVKLVVKARLENDEDLVVENMFSILSNMFSNLSSDYYEVATDIKSSLFMDKLKKVDGLQDKDEVYREICKYLEPMIYKKGRYIIREGEPLDMMFFVTWGTVLTYATNKNGGSNGSSGTIQQLKKDGHDLYGEGLITWAEGPCELSNLPISDITVKCHDKAEVFALQAKNLKFIASKFPSQFNMDSSLTIAVDNGTVN encoded by the exons ATGGAGAAATCTGATCAATCAGTGGAGACCTCTGACCAACCAAT TAAGCCAGCAAATTCTACTTCAGAGGACCTCGAAGACGACGACAGCTGTATCACGGAGGCACTTGGGAATCTGTATGGTATCTGTCTAGCGTGGATTTTGCCAATAGAACCATTGAACCCGATGTTCCTTTGCTTGGCAAGTATTATTCATATGTTGCTAGATCCTTTGTTCTTGTATGTTCCTCTAATCAACGAGGATATCAAGTGTGTTACGGTAGACAACAGATTGAAGATAGCAGCTCTTGTATTGCGATCAGTTTCAGACCTTCGTTACCTAGTCAGAATAATTGTTCGTATTAAGGATGGAGAGCGAGGTTTCCAGTCCCTTAAGAAAATAGCAAAGAGCACTGCAGTTGACACCGTCTCTCTTCTTCCTATTCCACAA GTAGTAGTTTTAAGTTTCCTTCCAAATATGAGGGGTTTCGGCTCTTTGAAGATAATGAAGTTTCTCAACTCACTTATTGTATTGCAATATCTTGCTCGAGCTTATCCCTTGTACCGAATGTGTAAGGCCGGAAATGGTGAACGTAAAAATCCAAAGAGATTGCGATACAAAAGGTTTATGATTATATTAAATCTGTCGGCGTTCCTTCTTGCTAGTCAT GTACTTGGAGCATTTTGGTATCTTTTCTCTATCCAACGAGAGATAGATTGTTGGGGATATGCTGGTAGATCTGATAACAGGAGTGACTTTAGTACTTTTTGTGATGAAAGTGGCTTAAAAAATGTCACACTTATACACATTCTCTGCCCTATAAATCCGCCGGATGCTACAAAATTTGATTTTGGCATATTTCTTTATGCTTTACAATCCGGGATGCAAGGATCAACAAACTTTCCACAAAAGCTATTTCAATGTTTCTCATGGGGCTTACGAAATTTGAG TTCCTTTGCTTCGAACCTTAACGGCAGTACTTATGGATGGGAAAACTTATTTGTGGTCTTTATCTCTATAAGTGGCTTGGTACTATTTATGTATCTTCTTGGAATTGTGCAG ACATATATGCAGGGAACAGACATTTCAGATAGTATTCGAGAGAAGACAGACACCATAAAACTCATGTTACTTGAATATGCCCTCCCTAAGGAAATGGAATCAAAAGTGAAGCTAGTGGTTAAAGCAAGACTTGAAAATGATGAAGATCTTGTTGTAGAGAATATGTTTTCGATTCTGTCCAATATGTTTTCGAATCTGTCCTCAGATTATTATGAAGTAGCTACGGACATCAAATCCAGTCTCTTCATGGATAAGCTCAAGAAA GTCGACGGGCTTCAAGATAAGGATGAAGTTTACAGAGAAATCTGTAAGTATCTTGAGCCAATGATCTACAAGAAGGGACGCTACATTATTCGAGAGGGAGAGCCACTTGACATGATGTTCTTCGTCACATGGGGCACTGTACTCACATATGCAACTAATAAAAATGGAGGATCAAATGGTTCTTCAGGCACTATCCAACAACTTAAGAAAGACGGACATGATTTGTACGGAGAAGGGCTTATCACTTGGGCAGAAGGACCTTGCGAATTGTCCAACTTACCAATCTCTGACATAACTGTCAAGTGCCACGACAAAGCTGAAGTCTTTGCTCTCCAAGCCAAAAATTTGAAGTTTATTGCCTCTAAATTCCCGAGTCAATTCAACATGGACAGCAGTCTCACCATAGCTGTCGATAATGGAACTGTGAACTAA
- the LOC101290778 gene encoding protein notum homolog: MLNPSYNSLVWWRKWARKDWAIATVAFTVILFLFLTLISNSSDSGVTNPSHPITSADLVDLTLLHDAERRGALCLDGSAPGYHFRKGFGSGAENWLLHIEGGGWCNTMKSCSLRKWTPLGSSKYMDRRVPFSGILSSHSSENPDFFNWNKVKIRYCDGASFAGHPANEPKNGSKLFFRGQLIWEALMDEFSSIGLSKAKQALLSGCSAGGLATLIHCDDFRGLLPRDSTVKCLADAGFFLDEKDVNQNRTMRNFYRDVVVLQDVAKSLHKDCVAKKEPAKCLFPEEIIKHVSTPLFLVNPAYDFWQIQHILIPEASDPYGYWKRCKLNIHNCNPSQIEILQGFRRSMLNALSEFQKNKDGGMFINSCFIHCQTWFTETWHSPSSPRINNKTIAESVGDWYFNRNVAKQIDCPFPCNPTCYHMNFTQFSRG; encoded by the exons CAGCCTTGTGTGGTGGAGAAAGTGGGCCAGGAAGGACTGGGCAATCGCCACCGTGGCCTTCACCGTCATTCTCTTCCTCTTTCTCACTCTCATCTCCAACTCCTCTGACTCCGGCGTCACCAACCCCTCCCATCCAATCACCTCCGCCGATTTAGTTGACCTGACTCTGCTGCACGACGCCGAACGAAGAGGCGCCC TTTGCTTAGATGGGAGTGCTCCGGGATATCATTTCCGAAAGGGATTTGGATCCGGAGCGGAGAATTGGCTGCTTCACATTGAG GGTGGAGGTTGGTGCAATACAATGAAATCATGTTCTTTGCGGAAATGGACTCCGTTAGGGTCTTCCAAGTACATGGATCGTAGAGTTCCGTTTTCAGGGATTTTGAGCTCTCATTCTTCAGAAAATCCTG ACTTCTTTAACTGGAACAAAGTGAAGATACGGTACTGTGATGGCGCTTCTTTTGCTGGCCACCCGGCAAATGAGCCCAAG AATGGATCAAAGCTTTTCTTTAGGGGACAGCTTATCTGGGAAGCACTGATGGATGAATTCTCGTCAATTGGCTTGTCAAAGGCGAAACAG GCGCTTCTTTCTGGATGCTCTGCTGGTGGGTTGGCAACTCTTATACACTGTGATGACTTTCGAGGTCTTCTACCTAGGGATTCAACTGTCAAGTGTCTTGCTGATGCAGGTTTTTTTCTTGATGA GAAAGATGTTAACCAAAACCGGACCATGAGAAATTTTTATCGTGATGTTGTGGTCCTTCAG GATGTAGCAAAAAGTTTGCACAAGGATTGTGTTGCAAAGAAGGAACCAGCTAAG TGCCTCTTTCCTGAAGAAATTATTAAACACGTTAGCACTCCTCTGTTCCTTGTCAACCCAGCTTATGATTTTTGGCAG ATTCAACATATCTTGATACCTGAAGCATCAGACCCGTATGGCTACTGGAAAAGGTGCAAGCTGAACATCCATAATTGCAATCCTAGCCAGATTGAGATACTTCAAG GTTTCCGTCGTTCTATGCTAAATGCACTGAGCGAATTCCAGAAAAATAAGGATGGAGGAATGTTTATAAATTCATGTTTTATTCATTGCCAGACATGGTTTACCGAGACATGGCATTCACCCAGTTCTCCGCGAATAAACAATAAG ACAATTGCAGAGTCTGTGGGTGATTGGTACTTTAATAGAAATGTTGCAAAGCAAATTGACTGCCCATTTCCATGCAATCCCACCTGTTATCATATGAATTTCACTCAATTTTCACGAGGTTGA